One Planctomycetota bacterium DNA window includes the following coding sequences:
- the rsmD gene encoding 16S rRNA (guanine(966)-N(2))-methyltransferase RsmD, translating into MTNSRIRIIAGTARGRWLFSPKGGQTRPMLGRVRDSLFNIIREFLPGSKVLDLFAGTGALGFESISRGADFCLFTEYHRESFNVIRKNIESLKFERQSKAVFLDAFKIINYLSSSNYRPDIVFIAPPYRFLEPEIHTRVKLLEIMDEMVAGKLVSPDAMMVLEHTTRQFPHPAEEKDAGKSGVPTPEPVRFPLKHLSCFDRRDYGQTALSFLKACSNNPV; encoded by the coding sequence ATGACAAATTCACGCATCAGGATAATAGCAGGAACGGCGAGGGGACGCTGGTTATTCAGCCCCAAAGGCGGCCAGACTAGGCCGATGCTTGGCAGGGTCCGGGATTCTCTTTTCAACATCATTAGGGAGTTTTTACCGGGGAGCAAAGTGCTTGACCTTTTTGCCGGCACGGGTGCTTTAGGCTTTGAATCAATAAGCCGGGGCGCTGATTTTTGCCTTTTCACGGAATATCACCGGGAAAGTTTTAACGTCATCAGGAAAAATATCGAGTCCCTGAAATTCGAGCGCCAGTCAAAGGCGGTTTTCCTGGATGCGTTTAAAATAATCAATTATTTATCATCAAGCAATTACAGGCCGGATATTGTTTTCATTGCACCGCCTTACAGGTTTTTGGAGCCGGAAATACACACCAGGGTGAAACTTTTGGAGATAATGGATGAAATGGTCGCGGGCAAGCTTGTTTCACCGGATGCGATGATGGTTTTGGAGCATACAACCAGGCAATTTCCACATCCGGCCGAAGAAAAGGATGCCGGTAAATCAGGGGTTCCGACACCGGAACCGGTGCGGTTTCCTTTAAAACACCTGTCATGTTTTGACCGGCGTGATTACGGGCAGACGGCACTGAGTTTTTTGAAAGCCTGTTCCAATAATCCCGTATAA